One Chryseobacterium sp. StRB126 genomic region harbors:
- a CDS encoding Nif3-like dinuclear metal center hexameric protein, with the protein MKLRTVISKIEEEISIRQAEDFDNVGLLCGVPDRDVSGILVCHDALENVVDEAIEKNCNLIVCFHPIIFSGLKSLTGKNYVERAVLKAIENKIAIYAIHTAFDNDFFGVNHGICSQLGLKNMKILQPKENNLRQLTVFVPKDYSGKVKEALFSAGAGNIGFYDECSFTINGNGTFRPVEGSNPFSGQQNIRENADEDMISVIFEGFKQGQIVGAMKAAHPYEEVAHQIYSLDNKNHHVGLGMYGELEEEMDEKDFLGFVKAKFGLDVIKHSAFNNKKIKRVGVLGGSGASGIRAAVSKKCDAYLTGDLKYHDYFLAESKMLICDIGHYESEQFVTQQLFEILSQKFSTFAISKSIEKTNPVNYFI; encoded by the coding sequence ATGAAGCTAAGAACTGTAATTTCAAAGATAGAAGAGGAAATAAGTATAAGACAGGCAGAAGATTTTGATAACGTAGGTCTCCTATGTGGAGTTCCCGATCGTGATGTATCCGGAATTTTGGTTTGTCATGATGCACTGGAAAATGTAGTGGATGAGGCCATTGAGAAAAATTGTAACCTGATTGTATGTTTTCATCCTATTATTTTCTCAGGATTAAAGTCTTTAACCGGGAAAAATTATGTAGAAAGAGCCGTCTTAAAAGCGATAGAAAATAAAATTGCCATTTATGCCATTCATACAGCTTTTGATAATGATTTTTTCGGGGTAAATCACGGAATATGCAGTCAGTTGGGATTAAAGAATATGAAGATCCTTCAGCCCAAAGAAAACAACTTAAGGCAGCTGACAGTTTTTGTACCTAAAGATTATTCCGGAAAAGTAAAGGAAGCCCTATTTTCAGCAGGAGCCGGAAATATAGGGTTTTATGATGAATGTAGCTTTACCATTAATGGAAACGGAACGTTCAGACCTGTTGAAGGCTCTAATCCGTTTTCCGGACAACAAAACATTCGAGAGAATGCGGATGAAGATATGATTTCCGTTATTTTTGAAGGGTTTAAGCAGGGACAAATTGTGGGAGCGATGAAAGCGGCACATCCATATGAAGAAGTTGCCCATCAGATATACAGTCTTGATAATAAAAATCATCATGTTGGTCTGGGAATGTATGGTGAGCTGGAAGAAGAAATGGACGAAAAGGACTTCTTAGGATTTGTTAAAGCAAAATTTGGTCTTGATGTCATCAAACATTCTGCTTTTAATAACAAAAAAATTAAAAGAGTAGGAGTACTTGGAGGTTCAGGGGCCAGCGGAATACGTGCAGCAGTTTCCAAAAAATGTGATGCTTACCTTACCGGAGATCTTAAATATCACGACTATTTTTTAGCCGAGTCTAAAATGTTGATCTGTGATATAGGACATTATGAATCAGAACAATTTGTCACTCAACAATTATTTGAAATTTTATCACAAAAATTTAGTACATTTGCAATTTCAAAATCTATTGAAAAAACAAACCCAGTAAATTATTTCATTTAA
- a CDS encoding zinc ribbon domain-containing protein, which produces MAKTNDISVEEKLRALYDLQIIDSRLDEIRNTRGELPIEVEDLEIEIEGLEKRAEKFHADIKDQDDQIKTKHEVINHAKTLIEKYKSQQDNVRNNKEFEALGKEMEFQDLEIQLAEKRIKEFGAKIAHKNETLSELNDKINDLKNHLKFKKEELEGLISETQKEEEYLLEQSKEYAGKIDERLLASYNRIRTNSINGLAVVGLERGAPKGSFFTIPPQKQMEIAQRKKIIIDEHSGKILVDDELVMEENERMKSVIKF; this is translated from the coding sequence ATGGCAAAAACCAACGATATTTCAGTTGAAGAAAAATTAAGAGCTTTATACGATTTACAGATCATTGATTCAAGATTGGATGAAATCCGAAATACTAGAGGAGAATTGCCAATTGAAGTTGAAGATCTTGAAATCGAGATTGAAGGTCTTGAAAAGAGAGCTGAAAAATTTCATGCAGACATTAAAGATCAGGACGATCAGATCAAAACAAAGCATGAAGTGATTAACCATGCAAAAACTTTAATTGAGAAATACAAATCTCAGCAGGATAATGTAAGAAACAATAAAGAGTTTGAAGCATTAGGAAAAGAAATGGAATTCCAGGATCTGGAAATTCAACTTGCTGAAAAAAGAATTAAAGAATTCGGAGCTAAAATTGCTCACAAAAACGAAACTTTAAGTGAGTTGAACGATAAGATCAACGATTTGAAAAACCACTTGAAATTCAAGAAAGAAGAATTAGAAGGTCTTATTTCTGAAACTCAAAAAGAAGAAGAATATTTGTTAGAGCAGTCTAAAGAATATGCAGGTAAAATCGATGAGAGATTATTAGCTTCTTACAACAGAATCAGAACAAACTCTATCAACGGTCTTGCTGTAGTAGGATTAGAGAGAGGAGCTCCAAAAGGATCTTTCTTCACTATTCCACCACAAAAGCAAATGGAAATTGCTCAGAGAAAGAAAATCATTATTGATGAGCACTCTGGAAAAATCCTTGTTGACGATGAGTTGGTAATGGAAGAAAACGAAAGAATGAAATCTGTAATTAAATTCTAA
- a CDS encoding AMP-dependent synthetase/ligase: MTIKRLFDIPHYALAKYPKTDMFVTKYNGEWKKTSTQEFINEGNKISRGLLKLGIKPGDKIALITTNSRTEWAIMDFGLSQIGVVSVPVYPSISPEDYEFIFNNAEIQYCFVSDKELLNKVMKVKHNIPSLQGIFTFDKISGAANWSEILDLGEDESTQIEVEDLSNAINTEDLATIIYTSGTTGRPKGVMLTHNNIVSNVLGSIPRIPKKKSLDYKETRALSFLPICHIFERMLFYLYQYNGFSLYFAESIEKMGENVKEVKPHYMTVVPRLVEKVYDKIYNTGSSAGGLKSKIFFWALNLITKKKSVSKPSGIQELIADKLVFSKWREGLGGEIITLVSGSAALSTRLNLMFQNAGIPILEGYGLTETSPVISVNSFEKMRVGTVGIPLDNLQVKIQEDGEITVKGPSVFKGYFRNEEMTKEAFTEDGFFKTGDIGHIDSDGFLQITDRKKEMFKTSGGKYIAPQTIENLAKASKFIEQIMVVGDGEKMPCALIQPDFEFAKNWAMRNNLNIGSTPEEIAKSTELKQRIEKEIDGINEHLGNWEKIKKIELTPEIWSIESGLLTPTLKLKRKAVKEKFIALYNKMYDHQD; encoded by the coding sequence ATGACGATCAAGAGATTATTCGATATTCCGCACTACGCTTTAGCAAAATATCCTAAAACGGATATGTTTGTAACAAAATATAATGGTGAATGGAAAAAAACTTCTACGCAGGAGTTTATTAATGAAGGAAATAAGATATCCAGAGGATTACTGAAGCTAGGTATAAAACCGGGTGATAAGATCGCTTTGATAACCACCAATTCTCGTACAGAATGGGCAATAATGGATTTTGGGCTTTCCCAAATTGGCGTTGTTTCGGTACCGGTTTATCCAAGTATTTCGCCGGAGGATTATGAATTTATCTTCAACAATGCTGAAATACAATATTGCTTTGTTTCTGACAAAGAACTTCTTAATAAGGTAATGAAGGTAAAGCACAACATCCCAAGCTTACAGGGAATCTTTACTTTTGATAAAATAAGTGGTGCTGCCAACTGGAGTGAAATTCTGGATCTTGGTGAGGATGAATCTACTCAAATTGAAGTGGAAGACCTTTCCAATGCCATTAATACAGAAGATTTAGCTACTATTATTTATACTTCAGGAACTACAGGAAGACCTAAAGGAGTCATGCTTACCCATAATAATATTGTTTCCAATGTATTGGGTTCAATTCCAAGAATTCCAAAGAAAAAAAGTCTGGATTATAAGGAAACAAGAGCTTTAAGCTTCCTTCCTATCTGTCATATTTTTGAAAGAATGCTTTTCTATCTTTATCAATACAACGGTTTTTCTCTTTACTTCGCTGAAAGCATCGAAAAAATGGGTGAAAACGTAAAAGAAGTTAAGCCTCATTATATGACTGTAGTCCCAAGACTGGTAGAAAAAGTATATGATAAAATTTACAATACCGGTTCTTCTGCCGGAGGTTTAAAATCGAAAATCTTCTTCTGGGCTTTGAATTTGATTACCAAAAAGAAATCTGTTTCTAAGCCATCAGGCATTCAGGAACTTATTGCTGACAAACTGGTATTTTCAAAATGGAGAGAAGGTTTAGGAGGTGAGATCATTACATTAGTTTCCGGATCTGCAGCCTTGTCTACAAGACTGAATTTAATGTTTCAGAATGCAGGAATTCCTATTTTGGAAGGGTATGGATTAACAGAAACATCACCTGTAATTTCTGTAAATAGTTTTGAAAAAATGAGAGTAGGAACTGTAGGAATTCCATTGGATAATTTACAGGTTAAAATTCAGGAAGACGGTGAAATTACAGTAAAAGGACCTTCTGTCTTTAAAGGTTACTTCCGGAATGAAGAAATGACTAAGGAAGCATTTACTGAAGACGGATTCTTTAAAACAGGAGATATTGGCCATATTGATAGTGATGGCTTCTTACAGATCACGGACCGTAAGAAGGAAATGTTCAAAACATCAGGTGGAAAATATATTGCTCCTCAAACTATTGAAAACCTAGCTAAAGCCTCAAAATTCATTGAGCAGATCATGGTGGTAGGTGATGGCGAAAAAATGCCTTGTGCTCTGATACAACCTGATTTTGAATTTGCAAAAAACTGGGCAATGAGAAATAATCTCAATATTGGTTCTACTCCTGAAGAGATTGCAAAAAGCACAGAACTGAAACAGAGAATTGAAAAAGAAATTGATGGAATTAATGAACACCTTGGAAACTGGGAGAAAATTAAGAAAATTGAGCTAACTCCTGAGATTTGGAGTATCGAATCCGGACTTCTGACTCCCACACTGAAATTGAAGAGAAAAGCGGTAAAAGAGAAGTTTATAGCCCTTTATAATAAAATGTACGATCATCAAGATTAA
- a CDS encoding acyl-CoA dehydrogenase, giving the protein MDFNLSEEQLMIQQAARDFAQNELLPGVIERDRDQKFPVEQVKKMGEMGLLGMMVDPKYGGAGMDSVSYVLAMEEIAKVDASAAVVMSVNNSLVCAGLEKFASEEQKVKYLTPLASGQVIGAFALSEPEAGSDATSQKTTAEDKGDYYLLNGIKNWITNGGTATYYIVIAQTDPEKKHKGINAFIVERGWEGFEVGVKEDKLGIRGSDTHSLIFNNVKVPKENRIGADGFGFNFAMAVLNGGRIGIASQALGIASGAYELALKYAKTRKAFKTEIINHQAIAFKLADMATQITAARMLCFKAACEKDAGQDISESGAMAKLYSSQVAMDTTIEAVQIHGGYGYVKEYHVERLMRDAKITQIYEGTSEIQKIVISRSIAK; this is encoded by the coding sequence ATGGACTTTAATTTATCTGAAGAACAGCTGATGATTCAGCAGGCGGCAAGAGACTTTGCACAGAACGAACTATTACCTGGAGTTATTGAAAGAGACCGCGACCAGAAATTCCCTGTTGAGCAGGTGAAGAAAATGGGAGAAATGGGCCTTTTAGGAATGATGGTGGATCCTAAATACGGTGGTGCAGGTATGGACAGTGTTTCTTACGTGCTGGCAATGGAAGAGATTGCAAAAGTAGATGCTTCTGCAGCGGTTGTAATGTCTGTAAACAATTCATTGGTTTGTGCTGGTTTGGAAAAATTTGCTTCTGAAGAGCAAAAAGTAAAATATCTTACTCCTCTTGCAAGCGGACAGGTTATCGGAGCATTCGCTTTATCTGAGCCGGAAGCTGGTTCTGATGCTACTTCTCAGAAAACAACTGCTGAAGACAAAGGAGATTACTATCTTTTAAACGGAATCAAAAACTGGATCACCAACGGAGGTACAGCTACTTATTATATCGTAATTGCACAAACAGATCCTGAGAAAAAACACAAAGGAATTAATGCCTTTATTGTAGAAAGAGGATGGGAAGGTTTTGAAGTAGGAGTAAAAGAAGATAAACTGGGAATCAGAGGAAGTGATACACACTCTTTGATCTTCAACAACGTAAAAGTTCCTAAAGAAAACAGAATTGGTGCAGACGGGTTTGGTTTCAATTTTGCAATGGCTGTATTGAACGGTGGTAGAATCGGTATTGCTTCTCAGGCATTAGGAATTGCTTCAGGAGCTTATGAATTAGCTCTGAAATATGCTAAAACAAGAAAAGCTTTCAAAACTGAGATTATCAACCACCAGGCTATCGCATTCAAATTAGCAGATATGGCTACTCAGATTACTGCTGCAAGAATGTTATGTTTCAAGGCAGCTTGTGAGAAAGATGCAGGACAAGATATCTCTGAAAGCGGAGCTATGGCAAAATTATACTCTTCTCAGGTAGCAATGGATACTACTATTGAAGCAGTGCAGATTCACGGTGGATACGGATATGTGAAAGAATACCATGTAGAAAGATTAATGAGAGATGCAAAAATCACTCAGATCTACGAAGGAACTTCTGAAATCCAGAAAATTGTGATCTCAAGAAGTATCGCAAAATAA
- a CDS encoding DUF4349 domain-containing protein, with translation MKKFILLITISGAFIACSQKGEVSKSKIEETVNSIDSAASVASEAVDNASKTANQALDSASIRIKDIEGAKNDIQEKIESTSKMVDSLSDKIASTKLESKVEKKDSVVKKSNKVAATVSAPKVIKETKIIYKEKPNNDRYELNVPKDKMVKTGYLVVKADNVETVKEIIREEAFKNNGYIKSENQSYIESANQQDENQKIYRMNIKIPIQHFDGLMEALNNNIGGIETRDIQVTGRNYTDNTICSIDINITDKTEAEKEPKTFGGKSLAAIESGWGVITSIFLFLLPLWPVFLIGGIGYYFYKKRNKNVPDKDSH, from the coding sequence ATGAAAAAGTTCATATTACTCATTACGATATCAGGCGCTTTTATTGCGTGCAGTCAAAAAGGTGAGGTTTCCAAATCTAAAATTGAAGAAACTGTAAATAGTATAGACAGCGCTGCTTCTGTTGCTTCAGAGGCTGTTGATAATGCCAGCAAAACCGCTAATCAGGCTCTTGATTCAGCAAGTATAAGAATAAAAGATATTGAAGGGGCTAAAAATGATATCCAGGAGAAAATAGAAAGTACTTCCAAAATGGTAGATTCATTATCCGATAAGATTGCTTCTACAAAACTGGAATCAAAAGTTGAAAAAAAAGATTCTGTAGTTAAAAAATCCAACAAAGTAGCTGCCACCGTTTCGGCTCCTAAAGTAATTAAAGAAACTAAAATCATTTACAAAGAAAAACCAAATAACGACCGCTATGAACTGAATGTACCTAAAGATAAAATGGTAAAAACGGGATATCTTGTAGTGAAGGCAGATAATGTGGAAACTGTAAAAGAAATCATCAGAGAGGAAGCCTTCAAAAACAATGGATATATTAAAAGTGAAAATCAGTCTTATATTGAATCTGCCAATCAACAGGATGAAAATCAAAAGATCTACAGGATGAACATCAAAATTCCTATTCAGCATTTTGATGGATTAATGGAAGCTTTAAACAACAATATAGGAGGTATTGAAACCAGAGATATTCAGGTTACAGGACGTAATTATACAGACAACACCATTTGCAGTATTGATATAAATATTACTGATAAAACCGAAGCGGAAAAGGAGCCTAAAACTTTTGGTGGGAAATCATTGGCAGCCATTGAATCCGGCTGGGGGGTGATTACTTCAATCTTTCTTTTTCTTCTTCCGCTATGGCCAGTGTTTCTGATTGGTGGTATTGGATATTATTTTTATAAAAAGAGAAACAAAAATGTTCCTGATAAAGATTCCCATTAA
- a CDS encoding reprolysin-like metallopeptidase: MKRKILFLTAFVMLSGTAFAQKNVWNRASQKEVKEKRERTVRTSAYQLVNLNMDELKQQLASTHDRSRSASEKGILMKFPDDKGEFDTYEVYEASTMHDDLQAKYSDIKSYVGKKVGDPTVNIRFSLDPYFGLNAAIRSTKGIYYIDSYSSDNKIYIVYDRKNAVSSGRFSCLFNEDMVQNKLAELGAENKKTVVDGLMRRYRLAITTTTEYTAYTAQQAGVTNGTDAQKRAAVLAAVNLVIARVNQVFENEIAVTLQLIPNTDQLFFITTDTFDDLDADQMISENVVVTNNIIGANNYDLGHLFFKASPGNDNGLAQRPAVCSTLKAEGVTGSANPVGDPFSIDFVAHEMGHQFGANHTQNNSCNRNTATSVEPGSASTIMGYAGICAPDVQSNSDAYFHAVSIQEMYNWITGGGNCGVNTNTGNNEPTANAGPDKTIPMGTPFALTGVGTDPDGDAITYNWEQIDTGAATMPPRPTNTRGPLFRSLWAGTSPTRYFPKLSTIVAGYDATIIDALNPLSWEKLPSVARVLNFSLMVRDNNPVGGQTARDNVTLTVSAGAGPFIVTSQNAAGVVWNKGQSQTITWNVANTNAAPVNTANVTILLSTDGGLTFPHTLVASTPNNGSYTFNVPQNVSETSNARIMIKAIDNVFLNVNSMNFTIRAGSLATKEIEKADEGVKIYPNPSKGIFTIETESQNGISYTVFTVDGRLVNAAKEIKGQKIKEEVNLSSLPNGVYVVQVDKDGQKISKKLIIKK; the protein is encoded by the coding sequence ATGAAAAGAAAAATATTATTTCTGACAGCATTTGTAATGCTTTCAGGGACAGCATTTGCACAGAAGAATGTCTGGAACAGAGCCTCGCAGAAAGAGGTGAAAGAAAAAAGAGAGAGGACGGTAAGGACTTCAGCTTATCAATTAGTGAACTTGAATATGGATGAACTCAAGCAGCAGTTGGCTTCTACCCATGACAGAAGCAGATCGGCTTCGGAAAAAGGTATTTTAATGAAATTTCCGGATGACAAAGGTGAATTTGATACTTATGAAGTTTATGAAGCCTCTACAATGCATGATGACTTGCAGGCAAAATATTCTGATATAAAATCTTATGTGGGTAAAAAGGTTGGAGACCCTACGGTCAATATACGATTTTCCCTTGATCCATATTTCGGTTTGAATGCCGCGATCAGAAGTACAAAAGGAATATATTATATAGATTCTTATTCTTCTGATAACAAGATTTATATAGTATATGATCGAAAAAATGCTGTTTCTTCCGGAAGATTTAGCTGTCTGTTCAATGAAGATATGGTCCAAAATAAACTGGCAGAATTGGGAGCAGAAAATAAAAAAACTGTGGTTGACGGTTTAATGAGAAGATATAGACTGGCAATCACTACCACAACAGAATACACTGCATATACAGCGCAACAGGCAGGAGTAACAAACGGAACAGATGCACAGAAAAGAGCTGCTGTACTGGCTGCTGTTAATTTGGTGATAGCCCGTGTTAACCAGGTATTTGAAAATGAAATTGCTGTTACCCTGCAGTTAATCCCTAATACGGATCAACTGTTTTTTATCACCACGGATACCTTTGATGATCTGGATGCAGATCAGATGATTAGCGAAAATGTTGTAGTAACCAATAATATAATTGGAGCTAATAATTATGATCTTGGACATCTTTTTTTTAAAGCAAGTCCGGGAAATGATAATGGATTGGCTCAAAGACCGGCAGTCTGCTCTACCCTTAAAGCTGAAGGAGTAACAGGATCCGCCAACCCGGTAGGAGATCCCTTCAGTATTGATTTTGTAGCTCATGAAATGGGACACCAGTTTGGAGCTAATCATACCCAAAATAATAGTTGTAATAGGAATACTGCAACATCCGTTGAACCGGGAAGTGCAAGTACTATTATGGGATATGCCGGAATATGTGCACCTGACGTGCAATCGAATAGTGATGCTTATTTTCATGCAGTAAGTATACAGGAAATGTATAACTGGATTACCGGAGGTGGAAATTGTGGAGTTAATACAAACACAGGAAATAATGAGCCTACCGCTAATGCTGGACCTGATAAAACTATTCCTATGGGAACGCCATTTGCTCTAACAGGAGTAGGAACAGATCCGGATGGTGATGCCATTACTTATAACTGGGAACAAATAGATACTGGTGCTGCAACCATGCCGCCAAGACCAACAAATACCAGAGGTCCTTTGTTCCGTTCTTTATGGGCAGGAACATCCCCAACAAGATATTTCCCAAAATTATCTACTATTGTTGCGGGTTATGATGCTACTATAATAGATGCGTTAAACCCATTGTCTTGGGAAAAACTTCCTTCAGTAGCCAGAGTACTTAATTTTTCATTAATGGTAAGAGATAATAATCCGGTAGGGGGACAAACTGCCCGTGATAATGTTACTTTAACGGTTTCTGCTGGTGCTGGACCGTTTATTGTTACTTCTCAAAATGCTGCAGGAGTTGTCTGGAATAAAGGACAATCTCAAACAATTACTTGGAATGTTGCCAATACTAATGCAGCACCAGTAAATACAGCTAATGTCACTATTCTACTTTCTACAGATGGAGGACTTACATTTCCTCACACATTGGTAGCCAGTACACCCAATAACGGATCTTATACATTCAATGTTCCTCAAAATGTAAGTGAGACCTCAAATGCAAGGATTATGATTAAAGCGATTGATAATGTTTTCCTGAATGTTAATAGCATGAACTTTACGATTAGGGCAGGTTCCTTAGCAACAAAAGAAATTGAAAAAGCCGATGAAGGAGTTAAAATCTATCCAAATCCTTCCAAAGGAATATTTACCATTGAAACAGAATCCCAAAATGGTATTTCGTATACTGTTTTTACTGTTGATGGAAGATTGGTGAATGCTGCAAAAGAAATCAAAGGTCAGAAAATTAAGGAAGAAGTTAATCTTTCATCTCTTCCTAACGGAGTATATGTAGTTCAGGTAGATAAAGATGGACAGAAAATTTCCAAGAAACTGATAATTAAAAAATAG
- a CDS encoding peptide chain release factor 3, whose protein sequence is MSDLIKEIQKRKTFGIISHPDAGKTTLTEKLLLFGGAIQEAGAVKSNKIKKGATSDFMEIERQRGISVATSVLAFEYRDHKINILDTPGHKDFAEDTYRTLTAVDSVIVVIDVAKGVEEQTEKLVQVCRMRNIPMLVFINKLDREGKDAFDLLDEVEQKLGLTVCPLSLPIGMGNDFQGIYNIWEDNIQLFLEEKKQKVGDSIKFDDINDTSIDDVIGEKAATTLREELDLIQSVYPEFNREDYMKGDLQPVFFGSALNNFGVRELLDAFIDIAPMPQPKESDTRLVKPEESTFTGFVFKIHANMDPKHRDRLAFVKIVSGTFKRNENYLLVREGKKMKFSSPNAFFADKKEVVEESFPGDIVGLHDTGSFRIGDTLTGGEKLSFKGIPSFSPEHFRYINNNDPLKAKQLAKGIDQLMDEGVAQLFTLEMNGRKIIGTVGALQYEVIQYRLEHEYGAKCTYEPLSMHKACWIEADEKSEEFKEFARLKQRFLARDKYNQLVFLADSSFTIHMTQEKFPNVKLHFISEFREN, encoded by the coding sequence ATGTCAGACTTAATCAAAGAAATACAAAAAAGAAAGACCTTCGGGATCATTTCCCACCCGGATGCCGGAAAAACTACTCTTACGGAAAAACTACTCCTTTTCGGGGGGGCAATCCAGGAAGCGGGTGCGGTAAAATCCAACAAAATAAAAAAAGGAGCTACTTCCGACTTTATGGAAATTGAAAGACAGAGAGGGATCTCTGTAGCTACTTCCGTATTGGCATTTGAATATAGAGACCATAAAATCAACATTCTGGATACTCCGGGTCACAAGGACTTTGCTGAGGATACTTACAGAACTTTAACAGCCGTAGATTCAGTAATTGTTGTCATTGACGTTGCCAAAGGGGTTGAGGAACAAACTGAAAAACTGGTTCAGGTATGTAGAATGAGAAATATTCCGATGCTGGTATTCATTAATAAACTTGACCGTGAAGGTAAGGATGCCTTCGATCTTTTGGATGAAGTAGAACAGAAATTAGGATTAACGGTTTGCCCACTTTCTTTACCAATTGGTATGGGAAACGACTTCCAGGGAATTTATAATATCTGGGAAGACAATATTCAGTTATTTTTAGAAGAAAAAAAGCAAAAGGTTGGAGATTCTATTAAGTTTGATGATATTAATGACACTTCAATAGATGATGTAATTGGTGAAAAAGCTGCCACTACTTTAAGAGAAGAGCTTGATTTAATCCAGTCTGTTTACCCTGAGTTTAATCGTGAAGATTATATGAAAGGCGATCTACAACCTGTTTTCTTCGGTTCTGCTTTGAATAATTTTGGAGTTCGTGAATTATTGGATGCATTCATCGACATTGCTCCGATGCCACAACCTAAAGAAAGTGATACCCGTTTAGTAAAACCTGAAGAAAGCACTTTCACAGGATTCGTATTTAAGATTCATGCGAACATGGATCCTAAGCACAGAGACAGATTAGCTTTCGTAAAGATTGTTTCAGGAACATTCAAGAGAAACGAAAACTATCTATTGGTAAGAGAAGGTAAAAAAATGAAGTTTTCTTCTCCGAATGCTTTCTTTGCTGATAAAAAAGAAGTAGTGGAAGAAAGTTTCCCAGGTGATATTGTTGGTCTTCATGACACAGGAAGTTTCAGAATTGGTGATACTTTAACGGGGGGTGAAAAGCTAAGCTTCAAAGGAATACCAAGCTTCTCTCCGGAGCATTTCCGTTATATCAACAACAATGATCCCCTTAAAGCTAAGCAATTGGCAAAAGGTATCGATCAGTTGATGGATGAAGGAGTTGCCCAGTTATTTACGTTAGAAATGAACGGAAGAAAGATCATCGGAACAGTTGGAGCCCTTCAGTACGAGGTTATTCAGTACCGTCTGGAGCATGAATATGGGGCAAAATGTACTTATGAACCGCTTTCAATGCACAAAGCTTGTTGGATAGAAGCTGATGAGAAATCTGAAGAGTTTAAAGAGTTTGCAAGATTAAAGCAAAGATTCCTTGCCAGAGATAAATACAATCAATTGGTATTTTTAGCTGACTCTTCTTTCACCATTCACATGACACAGGAGAAGTTCCCGAATGTGAAACTTCACTTTATCAGTGAATTCAGAGAAAATTAA
- a CDS encoding CPBP family intramembrane glutamic endopeptidase, producing MENSRYPKFTFTWLGAVTLVVGLFVGTMAVSLFSAFWKVVFKENLELKDWFLMVANSVGFVTAIAFFDFFIVRRTTQKRLNFNLSSVNFYTYLLIFPMMAGMMLISEFTTTLIPTSGPFFGDFYEYFIQLMSQLTDNPLVMIIMTVIMAPIFEEIIFRGIIQKGLINKGVKPWRAILYASLIFGIVHGNPWQFISAVMLGCVLGLVYHKTTSLLMPILLHAFNNLTLSLLVLYGKDESFAKVFNVSEWLILAVGIVVFSLFYYLFMKKYKVHYSEM from the coding sequence ATGGAAAATAGCAGGTATCCGAAGTTTACTTTCACATGGCTGGGCGCTGTTACTTTAGTGGTTGGGTTATTTGTGGGAACGATGGCTGTGTCTTTATTCAGTGCCTTTTGGAAAGTGGTTTTCAAAGAAAATCTTGAGTTGAAAGATTGGTTTCTCATGGTAGCCAATTCTGTAGGATTCGTTACTGCCATTGCTTTCTTCGATTTTTTTATTGTAAGAAGAACTACCCAGAAGAGACTTAATTTCAATCTTTCATCCGTTAATTTTTATACATATCTACTTATTTTTCCGATGATGGCCGGGATGATGCTTATTTCAGAGTTTACCACAACGCTGATTCCTACATCAGGTCCCTTTTTCGGAGACTTTTATGAATATTTCATTCAACTTATGAGCCAGTTAACCGATAATCCTTTGGTAATGATTATCATGACGGTGATTATGGCGCCTATTTTTGAGGAGATTATCTTCAGAGGGATTATTCAGAAAGGATTGATTAATAAAGGAGTGAAACCATGGAGAGCTATTTTATATGCTTCCCTTATTTTCGGGATTGTTCACGGAAATCCATGGCAGTTTATCAGTGCTGTAATGCTGGGATGTGTTCTGGGATTGGTATATCATAAAACAACATCTTTACTGATGCCGATATTGTTGCATGCATTTAATAATCTGACCTTGTCATTACTGGTACTGTATGGTAAAGATGAAAGTTTTGCAAAAGTTTTTAATGTTTCAGAATGGTTGATTTTGGCTGTAGGAATTGTGGTTTTTTCTTTGTTCTACTATCTTTTTATGAAGAAATATAAAGTGCATTATTCTGAAATGTAA